CCTTCTTGTGCAACAGGCATGAAGGAATGATTGTAAAACCCCAATTCCATACAATCTTGAACGTACTTACCCATCGCAGGTTGATCACTCATTAGCTCACCAGTTTTTTGCCACCACTGACCAGCCTTACCGGGCTTCACATAGTGGTGAACCAGAAAGAATTGAGATCCCATAATTTGTATTCCAATAGTGTAGTTAATGAATGTTTTGACCAAATCATCAAAATACCGAAATAATCATCATAAATCTACTCAAGCAGCATTCATCGTTGCAGCCATTTTCTGTGAGTCATCAAAGATATGAAATTCAGCAATTTTACTATTTTCGATCTTGTAAAAATGTCCAAAATCAGCAGTCATTTTTCCTGAACCCACCGCAGTTGCATGCAGCATCGCAAATACGTGATCACCTTCAGCGATGATGTTCACCAACTCAATTTTGAATTCATCATAAAGCTGTGGCACCTGAGACAGAGCGCTCATCCAATTATCTGGACCATGATAAGTTCCGGATAATTTATGGATCCCATTTACTTTAACTACTGCATCTTCGGCATACAGAGTGCGAAAAGTTGTCATATCTCCGGTTGTAAAACATTCATAGTTTTTCTGAACTACTTCTTTTGGTGTCATACAAACTCCATCTAGGGTGAAAACTGTACTAGTGATAGGGCAAATCCCAGCCGAATAGGCTAGAACTCCTCAAAGGCTACTCACTAAAAACATATTATCAATCTATTAGTTGGATAGATTTTTTAGATTAGAGTCAAAGAACCTGATTCTATTAGGTTTAAAAATTGTCCCTCAAACTACCTGTCTGCACCCAAACGAAGAGAAAAGAGAGAAATCTGTTTTGTAGAGCTAGTGACAGCAACGCCCATTATTTTAGGTACTCTCTAGAGCACTTAGACGCAATAGCCAATTTTGCCCTCACTTGAATGAAACCCGGAGCCCAGACACCAGAATACGATGCCTTATCTGATGAAATGCGGCAGCTTGGAAAATTCAGAGCCACATGAAAAGAACTAAGAACTAAGAACTAAGACGGCGGGAATGATAGTGGATCAGAGCTGATCATCGAGGTAGCTTTGCAGGGTGTTTGCGGTGCCATGCTGCCATAGGTGCTGCAGGGCATTTTGGAAGCTTTGTTGGAAAGCTTTAGACTCTGAGAGATCGCCAAAGACGTCCTGTAATTCCAGGAAGGCCAGCGGTTCAGATTTAGATCTTTCGGCCAGCGTTCGTAGTCGATCCGCCTGACTGTCCTCTGGTTGCATGTCTTTCCCTCCCTCAGAGAATCCTCCCCAGTATCGACACCAAAGCGCAGACTCCAAGGCCAAACCAGTTACAGAGGTGCCTGCCTGTAAGCGATCTCGAGTGGAGGGTAGCACAAACTTGGGTTGTCGGTTGGAACCATCAAAGCAAAGTCGAGCAATCGTATCCCCAATTTTTGGATTGGCAAACCGCTCTAGAACCAACTGAAGATAAGCTTGTAGATCAGTATTTGGTACAGGGGGAACTGACGGTAAGATCTCCTCTGTCTCCATCTTCTCCAAGTAGCGGCAGATTAGCGGATGCGCCATTGCCTCGTGGACAAAGTGTTGGTCCAGCAGAGCTCCCACATAGGCAATTGAAGCATGTCCTGCATTCAAAATCCTCAGCTTCATATGCTCATAGGGAGTCACGTCCGGCACGAAAGTCACCCCAACAGTTTCCAATTCTGGACGCCCTAGCGGAAAGTGATCTTCCAAGACCCACTGAATGTAATTTTCACAGAAAACTGGCCATCCGTCCTCAATACCAAACTCCTCCTGCAGAATACTTCTTTCCCGATCAGAGGTAGCGGGTGTAATGCGATCCACCATTCCATTGGGAAAAGCAACCTCACGCTCAACCCAGGCGGCCAATTTGGAATCTTGCATTTCGGCAAGACCAACCACAGCGTTGCGGGTGACATTGCCGTTGTGCAGCAGATTATCGCAGGACATCACAGTAAAGGGCGCAATGCCTCTCGCCAAACGGGTACGCAAACCAGCCAGAATCAACCCAAAGGCTGTAGTCGGTGTCTCTGGATTTGCTGCATCCTGTTCTAATGTGGGTTGATCTGGATCGAACTCTCCCGTTGCTGGATTAATGAAGTAGCCTCCTTCCGTGACCGTCAATGAAACAATCCGGATGCTTGGGTCTGCAAGCCTCTCAATGTTTACAGGATCTCCTGGTGGGAGAAAATCGATCATCGATCCCGTTATGGTTGCTTTGTAACCAGCAGCCGATTGCTCCACGACTGTAGTCAGGTAGTCCTGCTGCGCCAGGGTTTGACCCATCACACGATCACCAGGCATCACACCTGTACCAACCAGAGCCCAGTCAAGAGATTTGCCAAGTCGGAACAGTTGGTCCAGATAGACCGCTTGATGTGCCCGATGAAAATTGCCCACACCAATGTGGATAATCCCCGGCTTGAGCTGCTTAGGAGAATAGTTGGGAACTGAGATCTGCGATGGAAATGAGGGCAAGACTGCCCGAGAGAGTCGAATAGTCATGAAAATTTTGGAAGGTCAACTCATCCAATTGCCACCATCGACGTTGAACGTCTGCGCTGTAATATAGTCAGCATCAGCAGAAGCCAAGAAAACTGCCGCTCCTTCGATATCATTGGGACTTCCCATCCGGCCTAGAGGAACAGCCTCACCAA
Above is a genomic segment from SAR324 cluster bacterium containing:
- a CDS encoding mannitol dehydrogenase family protein, with the translated sequence MTIRLSRAVLPSFPSQISVPNYSPKQLKPGIIHIGVGNFHRAHQAVYLDQLFRLGKSLDWALVGTGVMPGDRVMGQTLAQQDYLTTVVEQSAAGYKATITGSMIDFLPPGDPVNIERLADPSIRIVSLTVTEGGYFINPATGEFDPDQPTLEQDAANPETPTTAFGLILAGLRTRLARGIAPFTVMSCDNLLHNGNVTRNAVVGLAEMQDSKLAAWVEREVAFPNGMVDRITPATSDRERSILQEEFGIEDGWPVFCENYIQWVLEDHFPLGRPELETVGVTFVPDVTPYEHMKLRILNAGHASIAYVGALLDQHFVHEAMAHPLICRYLEKMETEEILPSVPPVPNTDLQAYLQLVLERFANPKIGDTIARLCFDGSNRQPKFVLPSTRDRLQAGTSVTGLALESALWCRYWGGFSEGGKDMQPEDSQADRLRTLAERSKSEPLAFLELQDVFGDLSESKAFQQSFQNALQHLWQHGTANTLQSYLDDQL
- a CDS encoding nuclear transport factor 2 family protein, with the translated sequence MTPKEVVQKNYECFTTGDMTTFRTLYAEDAVVKVNGIHKLSGTYHGPDNWMSALSQVPQLYDEFKIELVNIIAEGDHVFAMLHATAVGSGKMTADFGHFYKIENSKIAEFHIFDDSQKMAATMNAA